The Drosophila mauritiana strain mau12 chromosome 2R, ASM438214v1, whole genome shotgun sequence genome has a segment encoding these proteins:
- the LOC117138442 gene encoding dynamin-like 120 kDa protein, mitochondrial isoform X4: MLRIYQNTYRRTAKKAVVYSTKVACCNHSTLCGITSHPRRAQDSGSSSSNGRHRRHEEFLLAGNPARGWQMPPPSRGYGMLVVRILRGALKLRYIVLGGAIGGGVSLSKKYEDWKDGLPDFKWLEDAMPQGERWSQFSRNLIEVGSLVKNAIEVAKDDLKAKTTVAALGITSDESRKKYEKLQSQVETLQTEIMNVQIKYQKELEKMEKENRELRQQYLILKTNKKTTAKKIKKSLIDMYSEVLDELSGYDTGYTMADHLPRVVVVGDQSSGKTSVLESIAKARIFPRGSGEMMTRAPVKVTLAEGPYHVAQFRDSDREYDLTKESDLQDLRRDVEFRMKASVRGGKTVSNEVIAMTVKGPGLQRMVLVDLPGIISTMTVDMASDTKDSIHQMTKHYMSNPNAIILCIQDGSVDAERSNVTDLVMQCDPLGRRTIFVLTKVDLAEELADPDRIRKILSGKLFPMKALGYYAVVTGRGRKDDSIDAIRQYEEDFFKNSKLFHRRGVIMPHQVTSRNLSLAVSDRFWKMVRETIEQQADAFKATRFNLETEWKNNFPRLRESGRDELFDKAKGEILDEVVTLSQISAKKWDDALSTKLWEKLSNYVFESIYLPAAQSDSFNTMVDIKLRQWAEQALPAKSVEAGWEALQQEFISLMERSKKAQDHDGIFDQLKSAVVDEAIRRHSWEDKAIDMLRVIQLNTLEDRFVHDKQEWDSAVKFLESSVNAKLVQTEETLAQMFGPGQMRRLTHWQYLTQDQQKRRSVKNELDKILKNDTKHLPTLTHDELTTVRKNLQRDNVDVDTDYIRQTWFPVYRKHFLQQALQRAKDCRKAYYLYTQQGAECEISCSDVVLFWRIQQVIKITGNALRQQVINREARRLDKEIKAVLDEFSDDEEKKGYLLTGKRVLLAEELIKVRQIQEKLEEFINSLNQEK; the protein is encoded by the exons ATGTTGCGCATCTATCAAAATACTTACCG GCGCACCGCGAAAAAAGCTGTTGTCTACTCCACCAAGGTCGCCTGCTGCAATCATTCCACGCTCTGTGGCATCACCAGCCATCCACGTCGGGCGCAGGATAGCGGGAGCTCCAGTTCGAATGGCAGGCACCGTCGCCACGAGGAGTTTCTACTTGCCGGCAATCCGGCACGGGGATGGCAGATGCCTCCGCCGTCGCGTGGTTACGGGATGCTGGTGGTGCGCATACTGCGGGGAGCCCTCAAGTTGCGCTACATCGTCCTGGGCGGCGCCATCGGCGGGGGCGTGTCGCTGAGCAAA AAATACGAGGACTGGAAGGATGGACTGCCGGATTTTAAGTGGCTGGAGGATGCCATGCCGCAGGGCGAACGGTGGAGCCAGTTCTCGCGGAATCTCATTGAGGTGGGCTCGCTGGTGAAGAACGCCATTGAAGTTG CTAAAGATGACTTAAAGGCTAAAACAACGGTGGCCGCTTTGGGCATAACATCCGATGAGAGTCGTAAGAAGTATG AGAAACTTCAGAGCCAGGTCGAGACGCTGCAGACGGAGATCATGAACGTCCAGATTAAGTACCAAAAGGAGCTGGAGAAGATGGAGAAGGAGAACCGTGAGCTACGCCAGCAATACCTCATCCTCAAAACGAACAAGAAGACCACggcaaaaaaaatcaaaaagtcCCTGATCGACATGTACTCTGAGGTTCTGGATGAGCTATCCGGCTACGATACGGGCTACACCATGGCCGATCACCTTCCCCGTGTTGTGGTAGTGGGAGATCAGAGCAGCGGCAAGACCTCTGTGCTGGAATCCATTGCCAAGGCTCGCATCTTTCCCCGCGGCAGTGGAGAGATGATGACGCGAGCCCCAGTGAAAGTTACTCTGGCTGAAGGACCATACCATGTGGCTCAGTTCCGTGACTCTGACCGGGAATACGATCTCACCAAGGAGTCTGATCTACAAGACCTCCGTCGGGATGTGGAGTTCCGCATGAAGGCGTCGGTGCGAGGTGGTAAAACCGTCAGCAATGAAGTCATTGCCATGACGGTCAAAGGTCCCGGTCTGCAGCGCATGGTCCTAGTCGATTTGCCAGGAATAATTTCG ACCATGACCGTCGACATGGCCTCCGATACAAAAGATTCCATTCACCAGATGACCAAGCATTATATGAGCAATCCGAACGCCATCATTCTCTGCATTCAGGACGGATCTGTGGACGCTGAGCGCAGTAATGTGACGGACTTGGTCATGCAGTGCGATCCCTTGGGTCGACGCACTATTTTTGTGCTCACAAAGGTGGATCTGGCCGAGGAGCTCGCCGATCCTGATAGAATAAGAAAAATCCTTTCGGGCAAACTCTTCCCCATGAAGGCTTTGGGCTACTATGCCGTCGTTACCGGTCGCGGACGAAAGGATGACAGCATAGATGCTATTCGGCAGTATGAGGAAGACTTCTTTAAGAACTCCAAGCTTTTCCA TCGTCGAGGGGTTATCATGCCCCATCAGGTGACCAGCCGCAATCTGAGCTTAGCGGTTTCAGATCGTTTCTGGAAGATGGTGCGGGAAACCATTGAGCAGCAGGCGGATGCATTTAAGGCGACTAGATTTAATCTGGAAACCGAATGGAAAAATAACTTCCCCAG ATTGCGCGAGTCTGGCCGAGATGAGCTGTTCGACAAGGCAAAGGGCGAGATACTGGACGAGGTGGTAACGCTCTCGCAAATCTCCGCTAAGAAGTGGGACGACGCTCTGAGCACCAAGCTGTGGGAAAAGCTCTCCAACTATGTGTTTGAAAGCATCTATTTGCCCGCTGCACAGTCAG ATTCCTTCAACACGATGGTAGACATCAAGTTGCGCCAGTGGGCCGAGCAGGCGCTGCCCGCTAAGTCGGTGGAAGCTGGCTGGGAAGCGTTGCAACAGGAATTCATATCGCTGATGGAGCGTTCGAAGAAGGCGCAGGATCACGACGGCATCTTTGATCAGTTGAAGTCCGCGGTGGTGGATGAGGCTATTCGTCGGCACAGCTGGGAGGACAAGGCCATCGACATGCTCCGCGTTATCCAGCTGAATACGCTGGAGGATCGATTCGTGCACGACAAACAGGAGTGGGATTCGGCGGTTAAGTTCCTGGAGAGTTCGGTAAATGCCAAGCTCGTGCAGACGGAGGAGACCCTAGCACAAATGTTTGGCCCCGGCCAAATGCGACGACTTACCCACTGGCAGTACCTGACGCAGGATCAGCAGAAGAGGCGAAGCGTTAAGAACGAACTGGACAAAATACTCAAAAACGATACG AAACATTTGCCCACCCTGACTCATGATGAACTGACTACGGTTCGCAAGAACCTTCAGCGTGATAACGTGGATGTGGACACGGACTACATAAGGCAAACGTGGTTCCCGGTGTACAGAAA ACACTTCCTGCAGCAGGCGTTACAGCGGGCAAAGGATTGCCGAAAGGCATATTACCTCTACACGCAGCAGGGAGCCGAGTGTGAG ATATCCTGCAGCGACGTCGTGCTCTTCTGGCGCATCCAGCAGGTGATCAAGATAACAGGCAACGCACTGAGACAGCAAGTAATCAATCGGGAAGCGCGGCGGCTGGACAAGGAGATCAAAGCGGTGCTGGACGAGTTCAGTGATGACGAAGAGAAGAAGGGTTACCTGCTCACCGGCAAGCGCGTGCTACTAGCCGAGGAGCTAA TCAAAGTGCGGCAGATCCAAGAGAAGCTGGAGGAGTTCATCAATTCACTTAATCAGGAAAAGTAG
- the LOC117138442 gene encoding dynamin-like 120 kDa protein, mitochondrial isoform X2, with protein MLRIYQNTYRRTAKKAVVYSTKVACCNHSTLCGITSHPRRAQDSGSSSSNGRHRRHEEFLLAGNPARGWQMPPPSRGYGMLVVRILRGALKLRYIVLGGAIGGGVSLSKKYEDWKDGLPDFKWLEDAMPQGERWSQFSRNLIEVGSLVKNAIEVDPKLKQLGEDKLSEWRTWFDSRLDDAIEAADYQGVQIVETKDDLKAKTTVAALGITSDESRKKYEKLQSQVETLQTEIMNVQIKYQKELEKMEKENRELRQQYLILKTNKKTTAKKIKKSLIDMYSEVLDELSGYDTGYTMADHLPRVVVVGDQSSGKTSVLESIAKARIFPRGSGEMMTRAPVKVTLAEGPYHVAQFRDSDREYDLTKESDLQDLRRDVEFRMKASVRGGKTVSNEVIAMTVKGPGLQRMVLVDLPGIISTMTVDMASDTKDSIHQMTKHYMSNPNAIILCIQDGSVDAERSNVTDLVMQCDPLGRRTIFVLTKVDLAEELADPDRIRKILSGKLFPMKALGYYAVVTGRGRKDDSIDAIRQYEEDFFKNSKLFHRRGVIMPHQVTSRNLSLAVSDRFWKMVRETIEQQADAFKATRFNLETEWKNNFPRLRESGRDELFDKAKGEILDEVVTLSQISAKKWDDALSTKLWEKLSNYVFESIYLPAAQSDSFNTMVDIKLRQWAEQALPAKSVEAGWEALQQEFISLMERSKKAQDHDGIFDQLKSAVVDEAIRRHSWEDKAIDMLRVIQLNTLEDRFVHDKQEWDSAVKFLESSVNAKLVQTEETLAQMFGPGQMRRLTHWQYLTQDQQKRRSVKNELDKILKNDTKHLPTLTHDELTTVRKNLQRDNVDVDTDYIRQTWFPVYRKHFLQQALQRAKDCRKAYYLYTQQGAECEISCSDVVLFWRIQQVIKITGNALRQQVINREARRLDKEIKAVLDEFSDDEEKKGYLLTGKRVLLAEELIKVRQIQEKLEEFINSLNQEK; from the exons ATGTTGCGCATCTATCAAAATACTTACCG GCGCACCGCGAAAAAAGCTGTTGTCTACTCCACCAAGGTCGCCTGCTGCAATCATTCCACGCTCTGTGGCATCACCAGCCATCCACGTCGGGCGCAGGATAGCGGGAGCTCCAGTTCGAATGGCAGGCACCGTCGCCACGAGGAGTTTCTACTTGCCGGCAATCCGGCACGGGGATGGCAGATGCCTCCGCCGTCGCGTGGTTACGGGATGCTGGTGGTGCGCATACTGCGGGGAGCCCTCAAGTTGCGCTACATCGTCCTGGGCGGCGCCATCGGCGGGGGCGTGTCGCTGAGCAAA AAATACGAGGACTGGAAGGATGGACTGCCGGATTTTAAGTGGCTGGAGGATGCCATGCCGCAGGGCGAACGGTGGAGCCAGTTCTCGCGGAATCTCATTGAGGTGGGCTCGCTGGTGAAGAACGCCATTGAAGTTG ATCCAAAGCTCAAACAGCTGGGCGAGGATAAGTTGTCGGAATGGCGCACCTGGTTCGACAGTCGTCTGGACGATGCCATCGAGGCTGCCGATTATCAAGGAGTTCAGATTGTCGAAA CTAAAGATGACTTAAAGGCTAAAACAACGGTGGCCGCTTTGGGCATAACATCCGATGAGAGTCGTAAGAAGTATG AGAAACTTCAGAGCCAGGTCGAGACGCTGCAGACGGAGATCATGAACGTCCAGATTAAGTACCAAAAGGAGCTGGAGAAGATGGAGAAGGAGAACCGTGAGCTACGCCAGCAATACCTCATCCTCAAAACGAACAAGAAGACCACggcaaaaaaaatcaaaaagtcCCTGATCGACATGTACTCTGAGGTTCTGGATGAGCTATCCGGCTACGATACGGGCTACACCATGGCCGATCACCTTCCCCGTGTTGTGGTAGTGGGAGATCAGAGCAGCGGCAAGACCTCTGTGCTGGAATCCATTGCCAAGGCTCGCATCTTTCCCCGCGGCAGTGGAGAGATGATGACGCGAGCCCCAGTGAAAGTTACTCTGGCTGAAGGACCATACCATGTGGCTCAGTTCCGTGACTCTGACCGGGAATACGATCTCACCAAGGAGTCTGATCTACAAGACCTCCGTCGGGATGTGGAGTTCCGCATGAAGGCGTCGGTGCGAGGTGGTAAAACCGTCAGCAATGAAGTCATTGCCATGACGGTCAAAGGTCCCGGTCTGCAGCGCATGGTCCTAGTCGATTTGCCAGGAATAATTTCG ACCATGACCGTCGACATGGCCTCCGATACAAAAGATTCCATTCACCAGATGACCAAGCATTATATGAGCAATCCGAACGCCATCATTCTCTGCATTCAGGACGGATCTGTGGACGCTGAGCGCAGTAATGTGACGGACTTGGTCATGCAGTGCGATCCCTTGGGTCGACGCACTATTTTTGTGCTCACAAAGGTGGATCTGGCCGAGGAGCTCGCCGATCCTGATAGAATAAGAAAAATCCTTTCGGGCAAACTCTTCCCCATGAAGGCTTTGGGCTACTATGCCGTCGTTACCGGTCGCGGACGAAAGGATGACAGCATAGATGCTATTCGGCAGTATGAGGAAGACTTCTTTAAGAACTCCAAGCTTTTCCA TCGTCGAGGGGTTATCATGCCCCATCAGGTGACCAGCCGCAATCTGAGCTTAGCGGTTTCAGATCGTTTCTGGAAGATGGTGCGGGAAACCATTGAGCAGCAGGCGGATGCATTTAAGGCGACTAGATTTAATCTGGAAACCGAATGGAAAAATAACTTCCCCAG ATTGCGCGAGTCTGGCCGAGATGAGCTGTTCGACAAGGCAAAGGGCGAGATACTGGACGAGGTGGTAACGCTCTCGCAAATCTCCGCTAAGAAGTGGGACGACGCTCTGAGCACCAAGCTGTGGGAAAAGCTCTCCAACTATGTGTTTGAAAGCATCTATTTGCCCGCTGCACAGTCAG ATTCCTTCAACACGATGGTAGACATCAAGTTGCGCCAGTGGGCCGAGCAGGCGCTGCCCGCTAAGTCGGTGGAAGCTGGCTGGGAAGCGTTGCAACAGGAATTCATATCGCTGATGGAGCGTTCGAAGAAGGCGCAGGATCACGACGGCATCTTTGATCAGTTGAAGTCCGCGGTGGTGGATGAGGCTATTCGTCGGCACAGCTGGGAGGACAAGGCCATCGACATGCTCCGCGTTATCCAGCTGAATACGCTGGAGGATCGATTCGTGCACGACAAACAGGAGTGGGATTCGGCGGTTAAGTTCCTGGAGAGTTCGGTAAATGCCAAGCTCGTGCAGACGGAGGAGACCCTAGCACAAATGTTTGGCCCCGGCCAAATGCGACGACTTACCCACTGGCAGTACCTGACGCAGGATCAGCAGAAGAGGCGAAGCGTTAAGAACGAACTGGACAAAATACTCAAAAACGATACG AAACATTTGCCCACCCTGACTCATGATGAACTGACTACGGTTCGCAAGAACCTTCAGCGTGATAACGTGGATGTGGACACGGACTACATAAGGCAAACGTGGTTCCCGGTGTACAGAAA ACACTTCCTGCAGCAGGCGTTACAGCGGGCAAAGGATTGCCGAAAGGCATATTACCTCTACACGCAGCAGGGAGCCGAGTGTGAG ATATCCTGCAGCGACGTCGTGCTCTTCTGGCGCATCCAGCAGGTGATCAAGATAACAGGCAACGCACTGAGACAGCAAGTAATCAATCGGGAAGCGCGGCGGCTGGACAAGGAGATCAAAGCGGTGCTGGACGAGTTCAGTGATGACGAAGAGAAGAAGGGTTACCTGCTCACCGGCAAGCGCGTGCTACTAGCCGAGGAGCTAA TCAAAGTGCGGCAGATCCAAGAGAAGCTGGAGGAGTTCATCAATTCACTTAATCAGGAAAAGTAG
- the LOC117138442 gene encoding dynamin-like 120 kDa protein, mitochondrial isoform X1 — protein sequence MLRIYQNTYRRTAKKAVVYSTKVACCNHSTLCGITSHPRRAQDSGSSSSNGRHRRHEEFLLAGNPARGWQMPPPSRGYGMLVVRILRGALKLRYIVLGGAIGGGVSLSKKYEDWKDGLPDFKWLEDAMPQGERWSQFSRNLIEVGSLVKNAIEVDPKLKQLGEDKLSEWRTWFDSRLDDAIEAADYQGVQIVETKDDLKAKTTVAALGITSDESRKKYEKLQSQVETLQTEIMNVQIKYQKELEKMEKENRELRQQYLILKTNKKTTAKKIKKSLIDMYSEVLDELSGYDTGYTMADHLPRVVVVGDQSSGKTSVLESIAKARIFPRGSGEMMTRAPVKVTLAEGPYHVAQFRDSDREYDLTKESDLQDLRRDVEFRMKASVRGGKTVSNEVIAMTVKGPGLQRMVLVDLPGIISTMTVDMASDTKDSIHQMTKHYMSNPNAIILCIQDGSVDAERSNVTDLVMQCDPLGRRTIFVLTKVDLAEELADPDRIRKILSGKLFPMKALGYYAVVTGRGRKDDSIDAIRQYEEDFFKNSKLFHRRGVIMPHQVTSRNLSLAVSDRFWKMVRETIEQQADAFKATRFNLETEWKNNFPRLRESGRDELFDKAKGEILDEVVTLSQISAKKWDDALSTKLWEKLSNYVFESIYLPAAQSGSQNSFNTMVDIKLRQWAEQALPAKSVEAGWEALQQEFISLMERSKKAQDHDGIFDQLKSAVVDEAIRRHSWEDKAIDMLRVIQLNTLEDRFVHDKQEWDSAVKFLESSVNAKLVQTEETLAQMFGPGQMRRLTHWQYLTQDQQKRRSVKNELDKILKNDTKHLPTLTHDELTTVRKNLQRDNVDVDTDYIRQTWFPVYRKHFLQQALQRAKDCRKAYYLYTQQGAECEISCSDVVLFWRIQQVIKITGNALRQQVINREARRLDKEIKAVLDEFSDDEEKKGYLLTGKRVLLAEELIKVRQIQEKLEEFINSLNQEK from the exons ATGTTGCGCATCTATCAAAATACTTACCG GCGCACCGCGAAAAAAGCTGTTGTCTACTCCACCAAGGTCGCCTGCTGCAATCATTCCACGCTCTGTGGCATCACCAGCCATCCACGTCGGGCGCAGGATAGCGGGAGCTCCAGTTCGAATGGCAGGCACCGTCGCCACGAGGAGTTTCTACTTGCCGGCAATCCGGCACGGGGATGGCAGATGCCTCCGCCGTCGCGTGGTTACGGGATGCTGGTGGTGCGCATACTGCGGGGAGCCCTCAAGTTGCGCTACATCGTCCTGGGCGGCGCCATCGGCGGGGGCGTGTCGCTGAGCAAA AAATACGAGGACTGGAAGGATGGACTGCCGGATTTTAAGTGGCTGGAGGATGCCATGCCGCAGGGCGAACGGTGGAGCCAGTTCTCGCGGAATCTCATTGAGGTGGGCTCGCTGGTGAAGAACGCCATTGAAGTTG ATCCAAAGCTCAAACAGCTGGGCGAGGATAAGTTGTCGGAATGGCGCACCTGGTTCGACAGTCGTCTGGACGATGCCATCGAGGCTGCCGATTATCAAGGAGTTCAGATTGTCGAAA CTAAAGATGACTTAAAGGCTAAAACAACGGTGGCCGCTTTGGGCATAACATCCGATGAGAGTCGTAAGAAGTATG AGAAACTTCAGAGCCAGGTCGAGACGCTGCAGACGGAGATCATGAACGTCCAGATTAAGTACCAAAAGGAGCTGGAGAAGATGGAGAAGGAGAACCGTGAGCTACGCCAGCAATACCTCATCCTCAAAACGAACAAGAAGACCACggcaaaaaaaatcaaaaagtcCCTGATCGACATGTACTCTGAGGTTCTGGATGAGCTATCCGGCTACGATACGGGCTACACCATGGCCGATCACCTTCCCCGTGTTGTGGTAGTGGGAGATCAGAGCAGCGGCAAGACCTCTGTGCTGGAATCCATTGCCAAGGCTCGCATCTTTCCCCGCGGCAGTGGAGAGATGATGACGCGAGCCCCAGTGAAAGTTACTCTGGCTGAAGGACCATACCATGTGGCTCAGTTCCGTGACTCTGACCGGGAATACGATCTCACCAAGGAGTCTGATCTACAAGACCTCCGTCGGGATGTGGAGTTCCGCATGAAGGCGTCGGTGCGAGGTGGTAAAACCGTCAGCAATGAAGTCATTGCCATGACGGTCAAAGGTCCCGGTCTGCAGCGCATGGTCCTAGTCGATTTGCCAGGAATAATTTCG ACCATGACCGTCGACATGGCCTCCGATACAAAAGATTCCATTCACCAGATGACCAAGCATTATATGAGCAATCCGAACGCCATCATTCTCTGCATTCAGGACGGATCTGTGGACGCTGAGCGCAGTAATGTGACGGACTTGGTCATGCAGTGCGATCCCTTGGGTCGACGCACTATTTTTGTGCTCACAAAGGTGGATCTGGCCGAGGAGCTCGCCGATCCTGATAGAATAAGAAAAATCCTTTCGGGCAAACTCTTCCCCATGAAGGCTTTGGGCTACTATGCCGTCGTTACCGGTCGCGGACGAAAGGATGACAGCATAGATGCTATTCGGCAGTATGAGGAAGACTTCTTTAAGAACTCCAAGCTTTTCCA TCGTCGAGGGGTTATCATGCCCCATCAGGTGACCAGCCGCAATCTGAGCTTAGCGGTTTCAGATCGTTTCTGGAAGATGGTGCGGGAAACCATTGAGCAGCAGGCGGATGCATTTAAGGCGACTAGATTTAATCTGGAAACCGAATGGAAAAATAACTTCCCCAG ATTGCGCGAGTCTGGCCGAGATGAGCTGTTCGACAAGGCAAAGGGCGAGATACTGGACGAGGTGGTAACGCTCTCGCAAATCTCCGCTAAGAAGTGGGACGACGCTCTGAGCACCAAGCTGTGGGAAAAGCTCTCCAACTATGTGTTTGAAAGCATCTATTTGCCCGCTGCACAGTCAGGTTCTCAAA ATTCCTTCAACACGATGGTAGACATCAAGTTGCGCCAGTGGGCCGAGCAGGCGCTGCCCGCTAAGTCGGTGGAAGCTGGCTGGGAAGCGTTGCAACAGGAATTCATATCGCTGATGGAGCGTTCGAAGAAGGCGCAGGATCACGACGGCATCTTTGATCAGTTGAAGTCCGCGGTGGTGGATGAGGCTATTCGTCGGCACAGCTGGGAGGACAAGGCCATCGACATGCTCCGCGTTATCCAGCTGAATACGCTGGAGGATCGATTCGTGCACGACAAACAGGAGTGGGATTCGGCGGTTAAGTTCCTGGAGAGTTCGGTAAATGCCAAGCTCGTGCAGACGGAGGAGACCCTAGCACAAATGTTTGGCCCCGGCCAAATGCGACGACTTACCCACTGGCAGTACCTGACGCAGGATCAGCAGAAGAGGCGAAGCGTTAAGAACGAACTGGACAAAATACTCAAAAACGATACG AAACATTTGCCCACCCTGACTCATGATGAACTGACTACGGTTCGCAAGAACCTTCAGCGTGATAACGTGGATGTGGACACGGACTACATAAGGCAAACGTGGTTCCCGGTGTACAGAAA ACACTTCCTGCAGCAGGCGTTACAGCGGGCAAAGGATTGCCGAAAGGCATATTACCTCTACACGCAGCAGGGAGCCGAGTGTGAG ATATCCTGCAGCGACGTCGTGCTCTTCTGGCGCATCCAGCAGGTGATCAAGATAACAGGCAACGCACTGAGACAGCAAGTAATCAATCGGGAAGCGCGGCGGCTGGACAAGGAGATCAAAGCGGTGCTGGACGAGTTCAGTGATGACGAAGAGAAGAAGGGTTACCTGCTCACCGGCAAGCGCGTGCTACTAGCCGAGGAGCTAA TCAAAGTGCGGCAGATCCAAGAGAAGCTGGAGGAGTTCATCAATTCACTTAATCAGGAAAAGTAG